One genomic window of Clostridium taeniosporum includes the following:
- a CDS encoding L,D-transpeptidase: MKLIKNIHINKYIHINKYIMCTLLFGLVSLTTLLQVHEYKKLVNDFKINFEVNKFSEANNILLTRENLNPIKNLMLKKDLKNYFSDNINTLKSSLDDSKLNTNEALIKVNEINRYGFNSQEVIEFANSIEKLQNSIDNYSNGIEHFNNKEYYEAITNFSTLSPLDLNYSESLIYLKKSKDEIKKDLFAQCDKLCSKDYYSKALKQLSNLPSILNSDEDIKTKISEIKSSKQEYLNKTVDSKAVSNYCINNISSQNINKLNLVSNTPYLIFIDINAQKTNIYKGKSNKWSLNKTFSCSTGIDSEPTPCGAFSIKEKGKWFFSNKFKQGGKYWTQIDGDILFHSVPYAKDKTTVVDTTLNKKSSHGCIRLALSDAKWIYNNIPRDTKVIIK; this comes from the coding sequence TTGAAATTAATTAAAAATATCCATATAAATAAATATATTCATATAAATAAATATATAATGTGTACTTTATTATTTGGTTTAGTTTCATTAACTACACTATTACAAGTGCATGAATATAAAAAATTAGTTAATGATTTTAAAATAAACTTTGAAGTTAATAAATTTTCTGAAGCTAACAATATATTACTAACAAGAGAAAATCTAAATCCAATTAAAAACCTAATGTTAAAAAAAGATTTAAAAAACTATTTTTCAGATAATATAAATACATTAAAAAGTAGTTTGGATGACTCTAAATTAAATACTAATGAAGCTTTAATCAAAGTTAATGAAATAAATAGGTATGGATTTAATTCTCAGGAGGTAATTGAATTCGCTAATTCCATAGAAAAACTTCAAAATTCAATAGATAATTATTCTAATGGAATAGAACATTTTAATAATAAAGAATATTATGAAGCTATAACTAATTTTTCAACATTATCTCCATTAGACTTAAATTATAGTGAATCACTCATTTATTTAAAAAAATCTAAAGATGAAATAAAAAAAGATTTATTCGCTCAATGTGATAAATTATGCTCTAAAGATTATTATAGTAAAGCATTAAAACAATTATCTAATCTTCCATCTATTTTAAATAGTGATGAAGATATAAAAACAAAAATCTCTGAAATTAAATCTAGTAAACAAGAATATTTAAATAAAACTGTTGACTCAAAAGCAGTATCAAATTATTGTATAAATAATATTTCTTCACAAAACATAAATAAATTAAATTTAGTAAGTAATACTCCTTATTTAATATTTATAGACATAAATGCCCAAAAGACTAATATTTATAAAGGCAAATCTAATAAATGGAGCTTAAATAAAACATTTTCCTGTTCTACTGGAATAGATTCTGAACCAACTCCTTGTGGTGCTTTTTCTATTAAAGAAAAAGGAAAATGGTTCTTTTCAAATAAGTTTAAACAAGGTGGAAAGTATTGGACTCAGATAGATGGTGACATATTATTTCATTCTGTTCCATATGCTAAAGATAAAACTACAGTAGTTGATACTACTTTAAATAAAAAATCTTCTCATGGTTGTATCCGATTAGCACTAAGTGACGCTAAATGGATATATAATAATATACCAAGAGATACTAAAGTTATAATTAAATAG
- a CDS encoding DUF1189 domain-containing protein translates to MDNRDNFFKKFINCTYNLKALMTYPKYGIGKAILYVFLITILLGGLRGITIGYRMDKELGNLNSTLQNSEYKFNIEDGILHAENSPLKLEGISSLIYIDENKSLNEIDDLRDLTVHNDNNILFLKDGVYLQAESYKQQAHYKDLIGDNRLDNNILLGELSYVLKILVAIVILYTILITFINTLINCLFATIFASFALLIMRMFMKYSILYSLTLYTCTLPLIFQVVLQIIFPNIDLDTMFIVGTLVYVIFILKYIKGEMINNKINKDKI, encoded by the coding sequence ATGGATAATAGGGATAATTTTTTTAAAAAGTTTATTAATTGTACTTATAATTTAAAAGCACTAATGACATATCCTAAATATGGAATAGGAAAAGCTATATTATATGTATTTTTAATTACTATTCTTTTGGGTGGACTAAGGGGAATAACAATTGGATACAGAATGGATAAGGAATTAGGTAATTTAAATTCAACACTACAAAACAGTGAATATAAATTTAATATAGAAGATGGAATACTTCATGCAGAAAATTCACCATTAAAATTAGAAGGAATATCTAGCTTAATATATATTGATGAAAATAAAAGTTTAAATGAGATTGATGATTTAAGAGATTTAACAGTACATAATGATAATAATATATTGTTTTTAAAAGATGGAGTATATTTACAAGCAGAATCTTATAAGCAACAAGCTCATTATAAAGATTTAATTGGTGATAATAGATTAGATAATAATATTTTGCTTGGAGAATTATCTTATGTGTTAAAAATATTAGTGGCTATCGTAATTTTATATACAATATTAATAACATTTATAAATACACTAATAAATTGTTTATTTGCGACTATCTTTGCATCATTTGCACTACTTATTATGAGAATGTTTATGAAGTATAGCATATTATACTCATTAACTTTATATACATGTACATTACCACTTATTTTTCAAGTTGTATTGCAAATTATTTTTCCAAACATAGACTTAGATACTATGTTTATAGTTGGAACTTTAGTATATGTAATATTTATATTAAAGTATATAAAAGGTGAAATGATAAATAACAAAATAAATAAAGATAAAATATAG